The DNA window AGGGAACGAACCGGGCCACCATTTGGCCGCCGCCTGCGCCAGACCGACGCGCAGGCAGGCCCCGACAATCCCGCCGACGGCCACCCATCCCCACAGGGCCATGGCCGTCACCCCTGCGGCTTGCGCAGGGCCAGCTGGATGAGGCGATCCACCATGTCCGGATACGACAGCCCGTAGGCCCGCGCCGCGTCGGGAAAGAGGCTCGTTTCCGTCATGCCGGGTAGCGTGTTCACCTCCAGCAGCACCGGATCGCCACCGTCCTTCGGCACGATGAAGTCGACGCGGGCGTAGTTTTGGCAATCGAGCAAACGGTAGGCGGCGACGGCCCACTCCCGCACCTTCCGCTCGGCCTCCGGGGCGATGCGGGCGGGGATGATGTGCTCGCTGCCCCCCGGCGTATATTTCGACTCATAATCATAGTAGAAGTTTTTGCGGGGTACAATTTCGATGACCGGCAGCGCGACGGGCGTTTCATCACCGAGAACGCCCACCGTCACCTCCACGCCGGGAACGAAAGACTCGACCAGGATGGTGTCGTCATAGCGAGCGGCTTGTTCAAGGCCCGGGCGAACCTCTTCTTCCCGCTGCGCCACCGTCAGCCCAACCGTTGACCCCTCGCGGTTGGGCTTGATCACGAGGGGCAAGCCCAGTTCGCGGACCAATTCTTCCGGCGTCACGCGATCCA is part of the Calditerricola satsumensis genome and encodes:
- a CDS encoding D-alanine--D-alanine ligase family protein, translated to MAVRVVVLYGGDSSEREVSLRTGRGIMNALRAKGYEVIGIDFRPTRECLAQLVQLQADVVYIALHGRYGEDGRLQGLLDLLGIPYVGSGVLASALAMDKVRSKTLARQAGIRVAPDRVIRREELDRVTPEELVRELGLPLVIKPNREGSTVGLTVAQREEEVRPGLEQAARYDDTILVESFVPGVEVTVGVLGDETPVALPVIEIVPRKNFYYDYESKYTPGGSEHIIPARIAPEAERKVREWAVAAYRLLDCQNYARVDFIVPKDGGDPVLLEVNTLPGMTETSLFPDAARAYGLSYPDMVDRLIQLALRKPQG